Proteins encoded by one window of Yamadazyma tenuis chromosome 2, complete sequence:
- the MNS1 gene encoding mannosyl-oligosaccharide alpha-1,2-mannosidase (COG:G; CAZy:GH47; EggNog:ENOG503NUIH), producing the protein MFNSIGIQLNKLTGGNSSRELPLYKDKPSGGHTFKPKPTTKKLQMLFKGFVASLVVYFVYVFSTSRSASKPSKGTDWKQAQAEVRDAFLESWHTYEKHAWGKDVFHPISQQGENMGPNPLGWMIVDSLDTLMIMDCPGEVLRARNWIKSVLDYNIDYEVNVFETTIRMMGGLLSAFHLSEDDLYLDRAVDLAGALLEGFKSPSGLPYSSVNLKTGKAIKNHVDNGASSTAEVATLQLEFKYLSHLTGEAVYWEKVEKIMEVLDSNEPTDGLVPIYVNPDTGKYQSRLIRLGSRGDSYYEYLLKQFLQTNEQEHVYYDMYKESFEGITHNMVSYSKPNHLVYIGELENGIKGKLSPKMDHLVCFYGGLVSLGATSGLTLEEARKQPWWNTKKELEFKFGADLTYSCYRMYEDTPTGLAPEIVVFNEDKTKSRDFYIKPLDKHNLQRPETVESLFYLYRLTGDEKYRRYGYKIFQKFVQHSRYVSEEGDVSYTSLDDMTVIPPKRRDNVESFWWAETLKYLFLLFDDENKLPLDKYVFNTEAHPFPRFDMGKLFKTGWRRSKGSEERANIETPNVEIDKNNIPEAAPADKPVDQQVQEEAQKNPEILDH; encoded by the coding sequence ATGTTCAATTCAATTGGAATTCAATTGAATAAGTTAACCGGTGGAAATAGCTCACGTGAATTGCCCTTATACAAAGATAAGCCTTCGGGAGGACACACGTTTAAGCCCAagcccaccaccaaaaagcTTCAAATGTTATTTAAAGGTTTTGTAGCCTCATTGGTGGTATACTTTGTATATGTGTTTTCCACCTCCCGATCGGCCTCCAAACCCTCCAAGGGAACCGATTGGAAACAGGCCCAGGCAGAAGTCCGTGATGCGTTCCTTGAATCGTGGCATACGTATGAAAAACATGCATGGGGAAAGGATGTTTTTCATCCTATTTCTCAACAGGGTGAAAATATGGGTCCCAATCCATTGGGTTGGATGATTGTTGATTCGTTGGATACTTTGATGATCATGGATTGTCCTGGTGAAGTTTTGAGGGCCAGGAACTGGATCAAGAGTGTTTTGGACTATAATATAGATTACGAAGTCAATGTGTTTGAAACCACCATCAGAATGATGGGAGGACTCTTATCAGCATTCCACTTatctgaagatgatttgtACTTGGATAGGGCCGTGGACTTGGCCGGTGCGTTGCTTGAAGGGTTTAAGAGTCCTTCAGGGCTTCCATATTCTTCTgtcaatttgaaaactggTAAAGCCATTAAGAACCATGTCGATAATGGTGCTTCTTCTACTGCTGAGGTGGCCACCTTACaattggagttcaagtacttgagtCACTTGACCGGGGAAGCAGTATACTGGGAAAAAGTCGAAAAAATCATGGAGGTTTTGGATTCTAATGAACCTACAGATGGCTTGGTTCCAATCTACGTTAATCCAGACACTGGAAAATACCAAAGTCGGTTGATCAGGTTGGGCTCAAGAGGAGACTCCTACTATGAgtatttgttgaagcaGTTCTTGCAAACcaatgaacaagaacatgTGTACTACGATATGTACAAGGAAtcttttgaaggaattaCCCACAATATGGTTAGCTATTCCAAACCTAATCACTTGGTGTACATtggagaattggaaaatGGAATCAAAGGGAAGTTGAGTCCGAAAATGGACCACTTGGTTTGCTTCTACGGAGGTTTGGTAAGTTTGGGTGCCACTTCAGGGCTAACCTTGGAAGAGGCCAGAAAGCAGCCATGGTGGAACACCAAgaaggagttggaattCAAGTTCGGAGCTGACTTGACCTATAGTTGTTACCGGATGTACGAGGATACTCCCACCGGATTGGCACCTGAAATCGTTGTTTTCAATGAGGACAAAACCAAGTCGCGTGACTTCTACATCAAACCTTTGGACAAACATAATTTGCAACGTCCAGAAACTGTCGAATCGTTATTCTACTTGTACAGATTGACAGGTGACGAAAAGTATAGACGGTATGGATACAAAATTTTCCAGAAGTTTGTGCAACACTCTAGATACGTTAGTGAAGAGGGAGATGTTTCGTACACATCGCTTGATGATATGACGGTGATTCCgccaaagagaagagaTAACGTGGAGTCGTTCTGGTGGGCCGAAACCTTGAAATATTTGTTCTTGTTATTCGATGACGAAAACAAGCTTCCTCTCGACAAGTATGTTTTTAACACAGAAGCCCATCCGTTCCCTCGTTTCGATATGGGTAAACTCTTCAAAACCGGGTGGAGACGGTCCAAAGGTTCCGAAGAAAGAGCCAATATAGAGACTCCAAATGTTGAAATCGACAAGAACAATATACCTGAGGCTGCTCCTGCCGACAAGCCTGTCGATCAACAGgtacaagaagaagctcagAAAAACCCCGAAATCCTTGATCATTAG
- a CDS encoding uncharacterized protein (COG:T; EggNog:ENOG503P0U8) has protein sequence MGMFSAARGSNLYYSGNNQMRSHPDLQRRRSPTRSHEADSEISSGQEIKPSPEQESKEPKSTEDDDTTEELGKPREKKVVKSRNRERFDPTTSKNTKLNSLIYHTTDDSIDVYTKENDSSDLLGRIYYDDFDSESSTPIISTNTTPLISPSGSVIGNDYFTSRPFIPSALSTAPGSRSTSFTNLRVLHSTSSIDEKSREHYKYERGISFDTSTNIERISLTLKAKHPKFKFRRNNKTFLAGFNGDSESLKAIEWLFDEMIIHGDTIVILQVLDEKLHHDIDRAQCNRQLELIEDLNVHNKKISIVFEIVIGKPQKLLKKAIDEYTPQMMTIGMHSPDKESKGFFAKTTVSKYFLEYALVPVIVVKPTYDYIKELTNPIDNQQYFQNWLKNIDISETFIKDKKKKKMKSPLGSRSSSHVSLVALNEERGRSRQVPLDGTEDAKSSFSISGSRSPSATRSLSPTGDRSDSRSSQKRSTLSKLFHHR, from the coding sequence ATGGGAATGTTTTCAGCTGCCAGAGGCTCAAATCTCTATTACTCAGGGAATAACCAGATGAGATCACACCCCGATCTCCAACGAAGACGCAGCCCCACCCGATCTCATGAAGCCGACTCTGAGATATCCTCGGGCCAAGAAATCAAACCTTCTCCTGAACAGGAATCTAAGGAGCCCAAATCCACTGAAGACGACGATACTACCGAAGAACTCGGAAAACCAAgggagaagaaggtggtgaagtcGCGCAACAGAGAGCGGTTTGAtcccaccacctccaaaaaTACAAAACTCAATTCACTCATCTATCATACGACAGATGACTCGATCGATGTTTATACCAAAGAAAACGACTCGTCAGACTTGTTGGGGAGAATTTACTACGATGATTTCGACCTGGAATCTTCCACTCCCATAATATCTACCAACACCACGCCATTGATTTCACCCAGTGGTTCGGTTATAGGAAATGATTACTTTACCAGCAGACCATTCATCCCTTCTGCTCTTTCCACTGCACCAGGCTCCCGGTCGACATCCTTCACGAATCTTCGTGTTTTGCACTCAACCAGCTCCATAGACGAGAAGTCCCGGGAACACTATAAGTACGAACGGGGGATTTCGTTTGATAcatccaccaacatcgAGCGAATATCCTTAACCTTGAAGGCCAAGCAccccaagttcaaatttAGAAGGAATAACAAGACGTTTTTGGCTGGCTTCAACGGCGACAGCGAGTCGTTGAAGGCCATTGAATGGTTGTTTGACGAAATGATCATTCATGGCGATACAATTGTCATCTTGCAAGTTTTGGACGAAAAATTGCACCATGATATTGACCGGGCCCAGTGCAACCGGCAGcttgaacttattgaagatCTCAACGTCCacaacaagaagatctccattgtgtttgaaatcGTGATTGGCAAACCGCAAAAGCTCCTCAAAAAAGCCATTGACGAGTATACGCCGCAGATGATGACAATCGGCATGCACTCACCGGACAAGGAACTGAAGGGATTTTTTGCCAAAACCACCGTatccaagtacttcttGGAGTACGCGTTGGTGCCGGTGATTGTGGTAAAGCCCACATACGACTATATTAAAGAATTGACCAACCCCATAGATAATCAACAGTACTTTCAGAACtggttgaagaatatcGATATCAGTGAAACGTTCATCAAGgacaagaaaaagaagaagatgaagagcCCATTGGGGTCTCGGTCCTCATCTCATGTGAGTTTGGTGGCCTTGAACGAAGAAAGAGGAAGATCCCGACAAGTGCCGTTAGACGGGACCGAAGACGCGAAACTGCTGTTTCTGATATCAGGATCCAGGTCCCCTTCTGCTACCCGATCACTCTCACCGACCGGTGACCGCTCCGACTCAAGGTCATCGCAGAAGCGGTCGACCCTCTCGAAGTTGTTTCACCATCGATAA
- a CDS encoding uncharacterized protein (EggNog:ENOG503P7C2), with amino-acid sequence MAYVIDSSIETDEIISENNPWSPTLLTDRVKVRKPGYVRSVELPENLRLSYQPLYEAPGSKYVALLKRLTISVGVLGCYGAKLFYDSPHFDDYYAVSTLAACSVPAMVVQYKTREYVTRIFRLYDKNKPQTLENLVNDEQLIVEKLNFTGGKTFNQLVRVSGNDSLKLVSTPKVPLLASYAVWQDKEPESGTVRKHYIVDDIGGMKMDRLWGIVEKNSGEDNGRYIDYNKSQ; translated from the exons ATGGCATATGTGATAG ACTCGTCCATAGAGACCGATGAGATCATCTCAGAAAACAACCCATGGTCTCCCACATTGCTTACTGATAGAGTCAAGGTCCGCAAGCCTGGATATGTGAGGCTGGTAGAATTGCCAGAGAATTTGCGGTTATCGTACCAACCATTATATGAAGCTCCTGGCTCCAAATACGTAGCGTTGTTAAAGAGACTCACCATAAGCGTGGGAGTTTTGGGATGTTACGGAGCCAAGTTGTTCTACGATTCGCCCCACTTTGATGACTACTATGCGGTATCGACTCTTGCCGCTTGTTCTGTACCGGCAATGGTGGTGCAATATAAGACTCGTGAATATGTCACAAGAATCTTTAGATTGTATGACAAAAACAAGCCTCAGACGCTAGAAAACTTGGTGAACGACGAGCAATTGATCgtggagaagttgaacttcactGGGGGTAAGACATTCAACCAGTTGGTTCGTGTTTCAGGGAACGATTCGCTAAAATTGGTACTGACTCCTAAGGTACCGCTTTTAGCATCGTATGCTGTGTGGCAAGACAAAGAGCCCGAGTCGGGTACTGTGAGAAAACACTATattgtggatgatatcGGTGGGATGAAGATGGACCGACTTTGGGGAATCGTGGAGAAGAACTCAGGAGAAGATAATGGAAGGTACATCGACTATAATAAGAGCCAGTGA
- the cut15 gene encoding Importin subunit alpha-1 (COG:U; EggNog:ENOG503NU5E; BUSCO:EOG09261OSU) — protein sequence MDGDATSRFVPEYRRTTFKNKGRFQSDELRRRRETHQVDLRKQKREEVLSKRRNFTNADTNDSEDEDEYGLEGNTDESKFYSNLLQELPRMVELIKSPDFDDQLNATVKFRQILSREHNPPINAVIQSGVIATLVDFMKSSHPDMLQLEAAWALTNIASGNSDQTRVVVEAGAVPLFVELLSSQSVEVKEQAIWALGNVAGDSTSYRDFVLECGAMLPVLDLFNSTKMSLIRTATWTLSNLCRGRNPQPDWSIVSQAIPTLAKLIYSIDTETLIDACWAVSYLSDGTSEAIQAVIDARIPHRLVELLGHESTLVQTPALRSIGNIVTGNDLQTQVVINTGALTALGPLLSSPKETIRKEACWTISNITAGNTEQIQAVIEANLIPPVLRLLVNGDYKTKKEACWAISNASSGALTKPDQIRYLVSQGCIKPLCDLLAVGDAKIIEVTLDSLENILKMGEMDREARGASVNEYALYIEEAGGMDKISECQSNENEKIYEKAYHIIVKYFSEEDDQTDDDMF from the exons ATGGACGGAGATGCCACCAGCCGGTTCGTGCCGGAATATCGTCGAACCACATTTAAGAACAAGGGACGTTTTCAAAGTGATGAattaagaagaagaagagaaactCATCAGGTTGATTTGAGAAAGcaaaaaagagaagaagtgttatccaagagaagaaacttcACTAACGCCGATACCAACGATTccgaagatgaagatgaatatgGCTTGGAAGGAAACACAGATGAATCCAAGTTCTATAGCAACTTGTTGCAAGAATTACCTAGAATGGTGGAATTAATCAAGTCTCCCGACTTTGATGATCAGTTGAATGCTACCGTTAAATTCAGACAAATCTTGTCCAGAGAACATAATCCTCCCATCAATGCCGTTATCCAGTCGGGGGTTATTGCCactttggtggatttcATGAAATCCTCTCATCCTGATATGTTGCAATTGGAGGCTGCTTGGGCTTTGACCAATATTGCCTCAGGTAACTCTGATCAAACCAGGGTGGTTGTTGAGGCCGGTGCCGTGcctttgtttgtggagttATTGAGTTCCCAGTCggttgaagtcaaagagCAAGCGATTTGGGCTTTGGGTAACGTTGCAGGTGATTCGACCTCTTACAGAGACTTTGTTTTGGAGTGTGGTGCAATGCTTCCGGTGttggacttgttcaacagCACCAAAATGTCCTTGATCAGAACTGCTACCTGGACCTTATCCAACTTGTGTAGAGGTAGAAACCCTCAACCTGATTGGTCTATAGTGAGCCAAGCTATTCCTaccttggccaagttgatctaCTCCATCGACACCGAGACCTTGATTGATGCGTGCTGGGCGGTTTCCTACTTGTCGGACGGAACCAGTGAAGCCATTCAAGCGGTTATTGATGCTAGAATACCCCATAGATTGGTTGAATTGTTGGGCCATGAATCTACTTTGGTCCAAACCCCAGCCTTAAGATCCATTGGTAATATTGTCACTGGTAATGATTTGCAAACGCAGGTTGTGATCAACACAGGAGCCTTGACTGCTTTGGGTCCTTTATTGAGCTCTCCCAAAGAAACTATCAGAAAGGAAGCCTGTTGGACCATATCTAATATCACTGCCGGAAACACTGAACAAATACAAGCAGTTATTGAAGCTAATTTGATTCCACCTGTTTTAAGATTGTTGGTCAATGGTGATtacaaaaccaaaaaagaaGCCTGCTGGGCCATCTCCAACGCCTCTTCTGGTGCCTTGACCAAGCCTGATCAAATCAGATACCTTGTGAGCCAAGGATGTATTAAGCCATTGTGTGACTTGTTGGCCGTTGGCGATGCCAAGATTATCGAGGTCACCTTGGACTCCTTGGAGAATATTCTTAAGATGGGTGAAATGGATAGAGAAGCTCGTGGTGCTAGTGTCAACGAATACGCTTTAtacattgaagaagctggagGAATGGATAAAATCAGTGAATGCCAAAGCAATGAAAATGAGAAGATCTACGAGAAGGCTTATCATATTATCGTCAAGTACTTTtccgaagaagatgatcaaactgatgatgatatg TTCTAA
- the ACF2_1 gene encoding endo-1,3-beta glucanase (CAZy:GH81; COG:G; EggNog:ENOG503NTYF), translated as MGLSDIKNAMKKLQVSSKEPSKPYTRPKAPLPPQNSCPSISADDLFANPIAVAEPAKIFARAKHQQPPQGCKQSECDAPIHTNNFYNNLTLEDQTFPVWTQPYSLWLTKDPDQDAGFAFNHTEASQRVFGPDPGSQPAQYYFNPPRIKSFVVGGEGFDTTNIRLSLENHSKMAVTAVLKRGSDSGSIQFPLAYGMGFVTAIYNGIKPIIASQVGVHHFDKKGSVGSVDKYRVELFNQVVWTMYVSGQKPEFCLKDGRIVGNSCGQFVVQICRGESSHYDESAGTYATSCTLSGKVSSKDGRSCKYNFKYGIGGNSKSNKLVIWCLPHHQEALTKDTRNTDTNMRLDSTTKGIMRAYLTNDLAMEETNLPTQINWEPWSEVSSFKGEAKYSKSALDAIRNAAEKEVDQDVIGMADIDSMYTSGKILDKFAYILYVCHFVLKDDKLTKKLFPQITKAIEIFSSNKQKFPLLYDTSWKGLISSADPGADFGNANYNDHHFHYGYHIHAVALVAYVDKSFNGGKWFSCSNVKNYTDTLIRDVANPSTQDPFFPQFRSFDWFHGHSFAHGIFASGDGKDEESSSEDYHCYYGMKLFAKITGDAAMESRANLILSIMRRSMNMYMLYSDDNQIQPPNFIGNKVAGISFENKIDFATYFGRGTIGNEWIHGIHMLPITPMSSYIRGEKFVREEWQQILQPIVERIPDGWKGILMLNLALCDPKSAWKWFSGDDWNDALIDNGMSRTWSLAYIAAVGGI; from the coding sequence ATGGGACTTTCAGATATCAAAAATGccatgaagaagttgcagGTGTCTTCCAAGGAGCCTTCCAAGCCGTACACGCGTCCCAAGGCCCCGCTCCCACCGCAAAACCTGTGTCCTTCCATCAGTGCCGATGACCTCTTTGCGAACCCAATCGCAGTCGCCGAACCTGCCAAAATCTTTGCTAGAgccaaacaccaacaacctCCACAAGGCTGTAAACAACTGGAATGTGATGCTCCCATCCACACAAACAATTTCTATAACAATTTGACGTTGGAGGACCAGACGTTCCCGGTGTGGACCCAACCGTACTCCCTTTGGTTGACGAAAGATCCAGACCAAGATGCTGGATTTGCCTTCAACCACACCGAGGCGTCTCAGCGGGTGTTTGGTCCCGACCCAGGCTCGCAGCCGGCTCAGTACTATTTCAATCCTCCGCGAATCAAGTCATTTGTGGTGGGTGGTGAAGGGTTTGATACTACAAACATCCGCTTATCTTTGGAAAATCACTCCAAAATGGCTGTCACCGCTGTTTTGAAGCGAGGATCGGACTCGggaagcatccagttccCCTTGGCCTACGGAATGGGTTTTGTGACGGCAATTTACAATGGCATCAAGCCAATAATTGCTTCtcaagttggagttcatCATTTCGATAAAAAAGGCTCGGTGGGAAGCGTCGACAAGTACCGGGTCGAATTGTTCAACCAGGTGGTTTGGACGATGTACGTTAGTGGGCAGAAGCCGGAGTTTTGCTTGAAGGACGGAAGAATCGTGGGAAATCTGTGTGGACAATTCGTGGTGCAAATTTGCCGGGGTGAATCTAGTCACTATGACGAATCCGCCGGGACATATGCCACCAGTTGCACGCTCTCTGGGAAGGTGAGTTCAAAGGATGGTAGAAGTTGCAAGtataacttcaagtatGGAATTGGGGGCAATTCCAAGAGTAATAAGCTTGTGATCTGGTGTTTAcctcatcaccaagaagcATTGACCAAAGACACCAGAAACACCGATACAAACATGCGACTTGATTCAACCACCAAGGGTATTATGCGGGCTTACTTGACCAATGACTTGGCTATGGAAGAAACGAATTTACCTACTCAAATAAACTGGGAACCATGGTCCGAAGTGTCGAGCTTCAAAGGAGAAGCCAAGTACTCAAAGTCAGCTTTGGATGCCATAAGAAATGCAGCGGAAAAAGAAGTGGACCAGGACGTTATTGGAATGGCTGATATCGATTCCATGTATACGTCTGgaaagatcttggacaagtttGCCTATATTCTTTATGTGTGCCATTTTGTGTTAAAGGACGACAAACTAACTAAGAAGCTTTTCCCGCAGATTACCAAGGCCATTGAAATCTTTTCATCCAATAAGCAGAAATTCCCGTTGCTCTACGATACATCTTGGAAAGGGTTGATTTCGTCTGCTGATCCAGGGGCAGACTTCGGAAATGCAAACTACAATGACCACCACTTCCACTACGGATATCACATCCATGCCGTGGCCTTAGTAGCATATGTTGATAAATCCTTCAACGGCGGCAAATGGTTTTCCTGTTCCAATGTTAAGAACTACACTGATACTTTGATTCGTGATGTTGCCAATCCGTCGACCCAAGACCCGTTTTTTCCCCAGTTCAGAAGTTTTGACTGGTTTCACGGCCATTCGTTTGCCCATGGGATTTTTGCTTCCGGGGATGGCAAAGATGAAGAGTCTTCATCGGAGGACTATCACTGCTACTACGGAATGAAGTTATTTGCTAAGATCACGGGCGATGCGGCGATGGAGAGCCGGGCAAACTTGATTCTTTCCATCATGAGACGTAGTATGAACATGTACATGCTTTACTCCGATGACAACCAAATCCAACCACCGAACTTCATTGGCAATAAGGTGGCGGGGATTTCgtttgaaaacaaaatcGATTTTGCCACGTACTTCGGCAGAGGAACCATTGGCAACGAATGGATCCATGGTATTCATATGTTGCCTATTACCCCAATGTCGTCATACATTCGTGGAGAAAAATTTGTTCGCGAAGAGTGGCAGcagattttgcagccgatCGTCGAGCGCATCCCCGACGGATGGAAAGGAATATTGATGCTCAACCTTGCATTATGTGACCCCAAACTGGCATGGAAATGGTTTTCAGGTGATGACTGGAATGATGCGCTTATTGATAATGGAATGTCTAGAACTTGGTCGCTTGCTTACATTGCTGCCGTAGGTGGTATTTAA
- the HSP31_1 gene encoding plasma membrane heat shock protein (EggNog:ENOG503P0H4; COG:J; MEROPS:MER0031431), translating into MPSVLIALPSYHGPFFNDGTTTGTFAVEVIHPFEAFKAKGYDIDFASRTGSFGYDDHSLTEDFLKGDDKAILEDPNSEYNITLKKIKKASDVNPKDYDIFFAVGGYGASFDFPTATDVVKVAEDIYANGGVVAAVCHGPAIFTNMKDPSTGKPLIAGKNVTGFTDEGEKLFDTDKPLVKYNLDTMEGVAKKTGANFKLPGAPFDDFTVTDGRVVTGVNPASAGSTARAAIIASQQ; encoded by the coding sequence ATGCCATCTGTACTTATTGCCCTCCCATCTTACCACGGACCTTTCTTCAACGATGGTACCACCACCGGTACCTTCGCGGTCGAAGTCATCCACCCATTCGAGGCTTTCAAAGCCAAAGGGTACGACATTGACTTTGCTTCAAGAACCGGTTCCTTCGGCTATGACGACCATTCTCTTACCGAAGACTTCCTCAAAGGTGATGACAAGGCCATTTTGGAAGACCCCAACTCCGAATATAATATCACTCTtaagaaaatcaagaaggCCTCGGATGTAAATCCTAAAGACTACGACATTTTCTTTGCCGTTGGGGGCTACGGAGCAAGTTTCGACTTTCCTACTGCCACCGATGTGGTGAAGGTGGCGGAAGACATTTACGCCAacggtggtgttgttgcAGCTGTTTGTCATGGTCCAGCTATTTTCACCAATATGAAGGATCCTAGTACCGGAAAGCCACTTATTGCTGGTAAGAACGTCACGGGATTCACTGATGAAGGagaaaagttgtttgatACCGACAAACCTTTGGTCAAGTACAACCTTGACACCATGGAGGGTGTTGCCAAAAAGACAGGTGCTAACTTCAAGTTACCAGGTGCTccatttgatgattttacTGTTACTGACGGTAGAGTGGTGACGGGGGTTAACCCTGCATCTGCTGGGTCTACCGCCCGGGCTGCCATTATTGCTTCTCAACAGTAG